In one Oryza glaberrima chromosome 2, OglaRS2, whole genome shotgun sequence genomic region, the following are encoded:
- the LOC127761692 gene encoding UDP-glycosyltransferase 73E1-like — translation MAPTLESVSATSPPPLPPPHFVVVPLPAQGHTIPMVDLARLLAERGARASLVVTPVNAARLRGAADLAARAKLPLEIVEVPFPPSAADAGLPPGVENVDQITDYAHFRPFFDVMRELAAPLEAYLRALPAPPSCIISDWSNSWTAGVARRAGVPRLFFHGPSCFYSLCDLNAAAHGLQQQADDDRYVVPGMPVRVEVTKDTQPGFLNSPGWEDLRDAAMEAMRTADGAVVNTFLDLEDEFIACYEAALGKPVWTLGPFCLYNRDAEAMASRGNTPDVAQSAITTWLEAMDTDSVIYVNFGSLARKVPKYLFEVGHGLEDSGKPFIWVVKVSEVATREVQEWLSALEARVAGRGLVVRGWAPQLAILSHRAVGGFVTHCGWNSMLESIAHGVPVVTWPHFSDQFLNERLAVDVLGVGVPVGVTTPVLLFGDEAMAVTRGDVARAVAALMDGGEEAGERRRKAKEYGEKARRAMEKGGSSYESLTQLIHSFTLHGAKNALEH, via the coding sequence ATGGCGCCCACGCTGGAGTCCGTTTCTGCtacgtcaccgccgccgctgccaccgccgcatTTCGTCGTCGTCCCCTTGCCGGCGCAGGGCCACACCATCCCCATGGTCGACCTCGCGCGCCTCCTCGCGGAGCGCGGCGCCCGCGCCAGCCTCGTCGTCACGCCCGTTAACGCCGCGCGCctgcgcggcgccgccgacctcgccgcgcgcgccaagCTGCCGCTCGAGATAGTGGAGGTCCCGTTCCCACCgtcggccgccgacgccggcctgcCGCCGGGCGTCGAGAACGTCGACCAGATCACCGACTACGCCCACTTCCGCCCGTTCTTCGACGTCATGCGCgagctcgccgcgccgctcgaGGCGTACCTCCGcgcgctgccggcgccgcccagcTGCATCATCTCCGACTGGTCCAACTCGTGGACGGCCGGCgtggcgcgccgcgccggcgtgcCGCGGCTGTTCTTCCATGGCCCGTCGTGCTTCTACTCCCTCTGCGACCTCAACGCCGCCGCGCACGGGCTGCAGCAGCAGGCCGACGACGACAGGTACGTCGTGCCGGGCATGCCGGTGCGCGTGGAGGTGACCAAGGACACGCAGCCAGGATTCTTGAACTCGCCAGGGTGGGAGGACCTACGGGACGCGGCCATGGAGGCCATGCGCACGGCCGACGGCGCGGTGGTGAACACGTTCCTGGACCTCGAGGACGAGTTCATCGCGTGCTACGAGGCCGCGCTCGGCAAGCCGGTGTGGACGCTGGGGCCGTTCTGCCTCTACAACCGGGACGCCGAAGCCATGGCGTCGCGCGGGAACACGCCCGACGTCGCCCAGAGCGCGATCACCACGTGGCTCGAAGCCATGGACACCGACTCCGTCATCTACGTCAACTTTGGCAGCCTCGCGCGCAAGGTCCCCAAGTACTTGTTCGAGGTCGGCCATGGCCTCGAGGACTCCGGCAAGCCGTTCATCTGGGTGGTGAAGGTGTCGGAGGTGGCCACGCGGGAGGTGCAAGAATGGCTGTCCGCGCTGGAGGCGCGCGTGGCGGGGCGCGGGCTCGTGGTCCGCGGCTGGGCGCCGCAGCTCGCCATCCTGTCGCACCGCGCCGTCGGTGGCTTCGTCACCCACTGCGGCTGGAACTCGATGCTGGAGTCCATCGCCCATGGCGTCCCCGTCGTGACGTGGCCGCACTTCTCCGACCAGTTCCTGAACGAGCGGCTCGCCGTCGAcgtgctcggcgtcggcgtgccGGTCGGCGTGACGACGCCCGTGCTGCTGTTCGGCGACGAGGCCATGGCGGTCACCCGGGGTGACGTcgcgcgagcggtggcggcgctgatggacggcggcgaggaggccggcgagaggaggaggaaggcgaaggAGTACGGGGAGAAAGCTCGTAGAGCCATGGAGAAAGGAGGATCCTCGTATGAAAGCCTGACGCAGCTGATACACAGCTTCACCCTGCATGGAGCCAAAAACGCTCTAGAACATTAG